The window TCTtgtaaggagaaaaaaataagtaatcatgGGTTCTATTCTTCTGgccttttgaaaatttattcattACATTGTATGTATATGTGCAGGAACACATTCCCATTGAGGAAGTTTTCAAGCAGCTAAAATGTACCAGAGAGGGTCTCACTTCAGCGGAAGGAGAGAAGAGGCTCCAAGTCTTTGGTCCCAACAAGCTAGAGGAGAAAACAGATAGCAAGTTACTTAAGTTCTTGGGTTTTATGTGGAATCCACTTTCATGGGTCATGGAAGTTGCTGCTATCATGGCCATTGTATTGGCCAACGGAggggtaattaaaaaaaattcatctctTTATGTCCTTGTGTTCATCTTTGATGAGAAATTATTAGTTGGTCTAGAACTATCACAAATCTATAATCTCAATTAATTTCTACATGACAAGTATTCAATCTTTTTAattcagaatttttttaataacacttGATTAGATGTCATGTAGAAATCAATAAGAATCATGTGGTAGGGGAGCACATTATAATTTCTCATCTTTGACcttgtttttatttaacaagAACTTGTAAACATATCAGGGCAAGCCACCGGATTGGCAGGATTTTGTTGGTATTGTCGTGTTGCTCATCATCAATTCAACCATTAGTTTTATTGAGGAGAACAATGCAGGCAATGCCGCAGCAGCTTTAATGGCTGGTCTTGCACCCAAAACCAAGGTAACATAACATTTGTTCATTCACTTTTATGCACACAGTTCCAATATAAATTGAGAAATTCTATGATACCCTCGAAAATTTAAGGATTTTGGAATGTCCAAACTCATTCAACTATTGACTCAAAACAATTGTACCAAAATCCTTTGATTTCTCTGGGTACCATAACAACTCTCATATGTTTCGCATTCACTAACTAAAAAGAAGGAACAATTTTGTACATAGGTGTTGAGGGATGGAAAATGGAGTGAGGAGGAGGCAGCATTGTTGGTGCCAGGAGATTTGATCAGCATCAAGTTGGGAGATATTGTCCCAGCTGATGCTCGTTTATTGGAGGGAGATCCCCTGAAGATTGATCAATCTGCCCTCACAGGTGAGTCCTTGCCAGTCACCAAAAACCCTGGTAGTGAGGTCTTCTCTGGCTCCACCTGCAAACAAGGTGAGATAGAAGCTGTTGTCATTGCCACCGGTGTTCACACCTTCTTTGGCAAGGCTGCACATCTTGTGGACAGCACCAACAATGTTGGTCACTTCCAAAAGGTATATCTTTCTTTAACAATTAGCAAGTGTTTCTTGAATTGATTTCTTTGTTTAACAACTTTGGACTAATGTGTTTGGATACTTAATTGGCTTCTATTAGGTGTTGACATCCATTGGAAACTTCTGCATCTGCTCAATTGCTATTGGAATGTTGATTGAGATTATTGTGATGTACCCCATCCAGCAAAGGGCCTACAGAGATGGTATTGACAATTTATTGGTTCTTCTCATCGGAGGTATCCCAATTGCCATGCCAACAGTCTTGTCTGTGACCATGGCTATTGGATCTCACCGCCTGTCTGAGCAAGGAGCCATCACCAAGAGGATGACAGCCATTGAAGAAATGGCTGGCATGGATGTCCTCTGCAGTGACAAGACCGGAACTCTCACCCTTAACAAGCTCACTGTGGACAAGAGCTTAATTGAGGTGAATGACTAATgcgaattattttattttcctaaaatgTGATAATGAATTAACACCTTTGCACCAAAAGCTTCCATTTTGTGCTAACCAAGGTTGTTTGTGAATGCAGGTGTTCCCCACTGGCATGGACAAGGATACCCTTGTCTTATATGCTGCCAGGGCTTCCAGGACTGAAAACCAGGATGCCATTGATGCTTCAATTGTTGGAATGTTGAGTGACCCCAAGGAGGTACTAATTAAGTTTCTTTTTATGAACCTTGGTATTGTCTTATGTTAACATAACCCATACAAAGTGGCTTAACTTCGTCTATTTTGTGGCATCTCAGGCAAGAGCAGGAATCACTGAGGTGCATTTCTTGCCCTTCAACCCCGTGGACAAGCGCACAGCTATTACCTATATTGATGGTCAAGGCAACTGGCACAGAAGTAGCAAGGGTGCCCCTGAGCAAGTAAGGGATTCACCGTTACCAATATGCATCAATATACTAATATAACCAtggaataactattttttaaaacattacatATATGTAACTTCTCATATTTGACTAACCAATTTATACATGTCAGATTATTGAGCTCTGTGAACTCAAGGGAGAGGTTTTGAAAAAGGCCCATAAAGTCATTGATGAGTATGCTAACCGTGGTCTGCGTTCATTGGGTGTTTCACGCCAGGTGAATAAATAAAGTGTATAATACTACATGCCATGAATTCGTtgttaaaaaccaaaataaggAAATTCCCCTTAACAAAACTCTTGCACTTGGTTTTCAGACTGTTTCAGAAAAGAACAAGGAGAGTGCAGGAGAATCATGGGAATTCTTGGGACTCTTGCCCCTCTTTGACCCTCCAAGGCATGACAGTGCCGAGACTATTCGTCGTGCTCTTGACCTTGGTGTCAACGTTAAGATGATCACTGGTGACCAACTTGCCATTGGAAAAGAAACCGGTCGCAGACTTGGAATGGGCACCAACATGTACCCTTCATCCTCTCTTCTTGGTAATAGCAAGGACCCTGCTATTGCATCAATCCCAGTTGATGAACTCATTGAGAAGGCTGATGGATTTGCCGGAGTCTTCCCTGGTAATGACATCAACTAATCTACTCCATGTTAAACTAAACCAaaccccatgacaaaaaatgtcaaattttttcACGCAGCTAGTTAATTAGAAATCACCtttaatatgacttttaaattagttattacAAAAGTCAAACAATCTTACTATACATAACAGAAAATCTATTATTATAAGATTGCAATCTCAatacattct of the Glycine max cultivar Williams 82 chromosome 13, Glycine_max_v4.0, whole genome shotgun sequence genome contains:
- the LOC100798717 gene encoding ATPase 8, plasma membrane-type, encoding MASDISFEDLKNENVDLEHIPIEEVFKQLKCTREGLTSAEGEKRLQVFGPNKLEEKTDSKLLKFLGFMWNPLSWVMEVAAIMAIVLANGGGKPPDWQDFVGIVVLLIINSTISFIEENNAGNAAAALMAGLAPKTKVLRDGKWSEEEAALLVPGDLISIKLGDIVPADARLLEGDPLKIDQSALTGESLPVTKNPGSEVFSGSTCKQGEIEAVVIATGVHTFFGKAAHLVDSTNNVGHFQKVLTSIGNFCICSIAIGMLIEIIVMYPIQQRAYRDGIDNLLVLLIGGIPIAMPTVLSVTMAIGSHRLSEQGAITKRMTAIEEMAGMDVLCSDKTGTLTLNKLTVDKSLIEVFPTGMDKDTLVLYAARASRTENQDAIDASIVGMLSDPKEARAGITEVHFLPFNPVDKRTAITYIDGQGNWHRSSKGAPEQIIELCELKGEVLKKAHKVIDEYANRGLRSLGVSRQTVSEKNKESAGESWEFLGLLPLFDPPRHDSAETIRRALDLGVNVKMITGDQLAIGKETGRRLGMGTNMYPSSSLLGNSKDPAIASIPVDELIEKADGFAGVFPEHKYEIVKRLQEMKHICGMTGDGVNDAPALKKADIGIAVADATDAARSASDIVLTEPGLSVIVSAVLTSRAIFQRMKNYTIYAVSITIRIVFGFMLVALIWKFDFSPFMVLIIAILNDGTIMTISKDRVKPSPLPDSWKLKEIFATGVVLGAYMAIITVVFFFLVHDTDFFTRVFGVEPIVDNEEQLNSALYLQVSIISQALIFVTRSRSWSYVERPGILLITAFFAAQLVATVIAVYAHWDFARVNGVGWGWAGAIWVFSIVTYIPLDILKFLIRLGLSGRAWDNMLENKTAFTTKKDYGRGEREAEWAVAQRTLHGLQVGESNKANQHDQSEIAEQAKRRAEAARLRELHTLKGHVESVVKLKGIDIDTIQQHYTL